In the genome of Cryptomeria japonica chromosome 8, Sugi_1.0, whole genome shotgun sequence, one region contains:
- the LOC131077251 gene encoding uncharacterized protein LOC131077251: MELNLVEKGRLKLGNLFKQKIRVYFLRTRKCPTKGRRVRQSGPPHQRVRLGIFNAEDFAGGYVTSQIYPQIEPPPEFLSINTSAYPTDDSLFFSPTQQRTAANMTRQHGMRKNEFGAFKVTWCGTGEYINVVISFQCFFRIIYENNNY; the protein is encoded by the exons ATGGAGTTGAATTTGGTGGAAAAAGGGCGGCTGAAGCTGGGGAACTTGTTTAAACAGAAAATAAGAGTTTATTTTCTCAGGACTAGAAAATGCCCCACCAAGGGGAGGAGGGTTCGGCAGAGTGGTCCTCCCCATCAGAGGGTTCGGCTAGGGATTTTCAACGCAGAAGATTTCGCAGGAGGTTATGTGACCTCACAAATTTATCCACAGATCGAACCTCCACCGGAATTTCTTTCGATTAACACTTCTGCTTACCCTACAG ATGATTCTTTATTTTTTTCACCTACGCAACAGAGGACCGCGGCAAATATGACCCGCCAACATGGGATGCGGAAGAATGAATTCGGAGCCTTCAAGGTCACATGGTGCGGAACTGGGGAATATATCAATGTGGTAAtttcttttcaatgtttttttaGGATAATATACGAAAACAATAACTATTAA